The Desulfovibrio sp. genome has a window encoding:
- a CDS encoding OmpA family protein, producing MLKLSTLRGRLKEEDEGTWFISLADLLTLLLCFFVLMVSVSQLDQERYKKVAQSMEEALKVEKAKRESAQTQPKPLGFSLKEDAAATGQLYPVVQPALPPQVYQTPPGQATQPPAETGPRQQQKTMDELGAELGMRFAQDPAGVQIEKREGGYAITLKGAVLFDRASAELSSPSVTYLDSIAASLRGTPYKVIVEGHTDNVPIQSFLYPSNWELSAARASRVARYLIDHGVARDRVQVAGFAETRPVAPNESPQGHGLPENQARNRRVVVLINP from the coding sequence ATGCTCAAGCTTTCCACACTGAGGGGACGGCTCAAGGAAGAGGACGAGGGGACGTGGTTCATTTCCCTGGCGGACCTGCTCACCCTTCTGTTGTGCTTCTTCGTTCTCATGGTGTCCGTTTCGCAGCTGGACCAGGAGCGCTACAAGAAGGTCGCCCAGTCCATGGAGGAGGCGCTCAAGGTTGAAAAGGCCAAACGCGAATCCGCCCAGACCCAGCCCAAGCCCCTCGGATTCTCCCTGAAAGAGGACGCCGCCGCCACCGGGCAGCTCTACCCAGTGGTGCAGCCGGCCCTGCCCCCCCAGGTGTACCAGACGCCTCCCGGCCAGGCCACGCAGCCACCGGCCGAGACCGGGCCCAGGCAGCAGCAAAAGACCATGGACGAGCTGGGCGCGGAACTGGGCATGCGCTTCGCCCAGGACCCGGCCGGAGTGCAGATCGAAAAACGCGAGGGCGGATACGCCATCACCCTCAAGGGCGCCGTGCTCTTCGACCGGGCCAGCGCCGAATTGAGCTCGCCCTCCGTTACCTATCTCGATTCCATTGCCGCCTCCCTGCGCGGCACTCCCTACAAGGTGATCGTGGAGGGACATACCGACAACGTTCCGATCCAGTCCTTCCTCTATCCGTCCAACTGGGAACTCTCGGCGGCCAGGGCCTCGCGCGTGGCCCGCTATCTCATCGACCACGGCGTGGCCAGGGACCGTGTCCAGGTGGCCGGATTTGCCGAAACCAGGCCCGTAGCTCCCAACGAGAGCCCCCAGGGCCACGGCTTGCCCGAAAACCAGGCCCGCAACCGCCGCGTGGTCGTGTTGATCAACCCTTGA
- a CDS encoding NAD(P)H-dependent oxidoreductase, which translates to MQTILYVKASPRGPRSHSIAVADAFLEAYQELHPDSLVRTRNLFEEQLPAFDGPALTAKYNVIHGLTHDPEQLRAWQGVERYVKELKSCSKLVMAVPMWNFSIPYPLKHYLDLVVQPGLSFGVNENGAFGKIENKPVFVAYASGGQYPPGSQAQTMDHQRPYLEMILNYIGLTDIRSVRVEATLAGEETVTQRRETAFAQAREMAKTF; encoded by the coding sequence ATGCAAACTATCCTCTACGTAAAGGCCTCGCCCCGGGGGCCCAGGTCCCACTCCATCGCCGTGGCCGACGCTTTCCTGGAGGCCTACCAGGAGTTGCACCCGGACAGCCTGGTGAGAACCAGGAACCTGTTCGAAGAGCAATTGCCCGCCTTCGACGGACCGGCGCTTACGGCCAAGTACAACGTCATCCACGGCCTGACCCACGACCCGGAACAACTGCGGGCCTGGCAGGGGGTGGAGCGGTACGTGAAGGAACTCAAGAGCTGCTCCAAGCTGGTGATGGCCGTGCCCATGTGGAACTTCAGCATCCCCTACCCGCTCAAGCACTATCTGGACCTTGTGGTCCAGCCGGGGCTCTCTTTCGGGGTGAACGAGAACGGAGCCTTCGGGAAAATCGAGAACAAACCGGTTTTCGTGGCCTATGCCAGCGGCGGCCAGTACCCGCCGGGATCACAGGCCCAGACGATGGACCACCAAAGGCCGTACCTGGAGATGATCCTCAATTATATTGGGCTTACGGATATCCGGTCCGTGCGGGTGGAGGCCACCCTGGCCGGGGAGGAGACCGTCACGCAGAGAAGAGAGACCGCGTTCGCGCAGGCACGGGAGATGGCGAAAACGTTTTGA